From a region of the Salvelinus alpinus chromosome 2, SLU_Salpinus.1, whole genome shotgun sequence genome:
- the LOC139542353 gene encoding lysozyme G-like, protein MSDDVMKYEAIIKKVGGKYEIDPAIICGSISRESRGGRAILDKNGWGELWKILCAYVDVTPNGGNHTPKGEWDSQEHLKQGTEILINFIKKIQRKFPDWTKEQQLKVAGL, encoded by the exons ATGTCTGATGACGTAATGAAGTACGAGGCCATTATCAAAAAGGTGGGGGGAAAGTATGAAATAGACCCAGCTATCATCTGTGGCAGCATCTCCAGAGAGTCCAGAGGTGGGAGAGCAATATTGGACAAGAATGGTTGGGGGGAACTATGGAAAATCCTTTGTGCTTAT GTTGATGTTACTCCAAACGGTGGCAACCACACTCCAAAGGGAGAATGGGACAGTCAGGAACATCTCAAACAAGGCACTGAGATTCTCATAAATTTCATCAAAAAGATCCAGAGAAAGTTTCCTGACTGGACCAAGGAGCAGCAGCTGAAAG TCGCAGGTCTGTGA
- the LOC139568498 gene encoding lysozyme g-like, which yields MAEYDKDDIEGYIDIIREVGKENDIAPALICGIISRETRGGRAICEPSPPIVPEKGWGDYGKGFGLMQVDVDPNGGNHKRKGEWDSKEHLEQATGILIYFIEQIKDKFPECTKEQQLKGGIAAYNQGDGAIYSLCEEVDENTTGKDYSNDVVARAQWYHTNLV from the exons ATGGCAGAGTATGACAAGGATGACATAGAGGGGTACATTGACATCATCAGAGAGGTGGGGAAAGAGAATGACATAGCCCCAGCTCTCATCTGTGGCATCATCTCAAGAGAGACCAGAGGTGGGAGAGCAATATGTGAACCGTCCCCACCAATCGTCCCAGAAAAAGGCTGGGGGGACTATGGAAAAGGCTTTGGGCTAATGCAG GTTGATGTTGACCCAAATGGTGGCAACCACAAGAGAAAGGGTGAATGGGACAGTAAGGAACATCTTGAACAAGCCACTGGGATTCTAATTTATTTCATCGAACAAATCAAAGACAAGTTTCCTGAATGTACCAAGGAGCAGCAGCTTAAAG GGGGAATAGCTGCCTACAACCAGGGGGATGGAGCGATCTATTCGCTATGTGAGGAAGTGGATGAGAACACCACTGGAAAGGACTATTCCAATGACGTTGTTGCCAGGGCTCAATGGTATCACACCAATTTGGTCTGA
- the LOC139568499 gene encoding lysozyme g-like isoform X1: MGSHEMAEELKHMNKYKSIIKRVGRNHGVAPSVIAGIISRETRAGTGAGLDNGWGDNGNAFGLMQVDKNYHRPRGRWDSEEHLSQATGILVDIIGSVQKKFPSWTEEQQLRGGLAAYNKGLDNVHSYSEVDKKTTGGDYSKDVLARAQFYKSNDY, from the exons ATGG GATCTCACGAAATGGCAGAAGAACTGAAACACATGAACAAGTATAAGTCCATCATAAAGCGGGTGGGGCGAAACCATGGAGTGGCGCCATCCGTCATAGCTGGTATCATCTCACGAGAGACCAGGGCTGGGACAGGAGCAGGACTGGACAATGGTTGGGGGGacaatggaaatgcatttggacTCATGCAG GTTGACAAAAACTATCACCGTCCACGGGGGAGATGGGACAGTGAGGAACATCTGAGTCAAGCAACTGGGATTCTCGTTGATATAATCGGATCGGTCCAGAAAAAATTCCCTTCATGGACCGAAGAGCAGCAGCTGAGAG GAGGATTAGCAGCCTACAATAAGGGGCTGGATAATGTCCACTCATACAGCGAAGTGGACAAGAAGACCACTGGGGGGGACTACTCCAAGGATGTTCTTGCCAGAGCTCAATTTTACAAAAGCAATGATTATTAA
- the LOC139568499 gene encoding lysozyme g-like isoform X2: MAEELKHMNKYKSIIKRVGRNHGVAPSVIAGIISRETRAGTGAGLDNGWGDNGNAFGLMQVDKNYHRPRGRWDSEEHLSQATGILVDIIGSVQKKFPSWTEEQQLRGGLAAYNKGLDNVHSYSEVDKKTTGGDYSKDVLARAQFYKSNDY, encoded by the exons ATGGCAGAAGAACTGAAACACATGAACAAGTATAAGTCCATCATAAAGCGGGTGGGGCGAAACCATGGAGTGGCGCCATCCGTCATAGCTGGTATCATCTCACGAGAGACCAGGGCTGGGACAGGAGCAGGACTGGACAATGGTTGGGGGGacaatggaaatgcatttggacTCATGCAG GTTGACAAAAACTATCACCGTCCACGGGGGAGATGGGACAGTGAGGAACATCTGAGTCAAGCAACTGGGATTCTCGTTGATATAATCGGATCGGTCCAGAAAAAATTCCCTTCATGGACCGAAGAGCAGCAGCTGAGAG GAGGATTAGCAGCCTACAATAAGGGGCTGGATAATGTCCACTCATACAGCGAAGTGGACAAGAAGACCACTGGGGGGGACTACTCCAAGGATGTTCTTGCCAGAGCTCAATTTTACAAAAGCAATGATTATTAA
- the LOC139568501 gene encoding uncharacterized protein: MGGNTSHGGATSYTDSHNDSHNDSHNDSHNDSHDDNRVDNSQHISGQNISGQNISGNMKGNFSIGNQTNTTSHSAPPKTPQKTVVPSITIANVTGGKVRLYYKSKEMALGDLIEGCKLKKGDSMLILDGTVKKTNLPQSLYVTCFQVENDNTQSCPEEGPIYGLDNLLAEYAEGQPKSYILTADKEVKIAETGKIWVDEDGVDHNPKK; encoded by the exons ATGGGAGGGAATACTTCACATGGTGGTGCTACTTCATATACCGACAGCCATAATGACAGCCATAATGACAGCCATAATGACAGCCATAATGACAGCCATGACGACAACCGTGTTGACAACAGTCAACACATATCAGGCCAAAACATATCAGGCCAAAACATATCAGGCAATATGAAAGGCAATTTTTCCATTGGCAACCAGACCAACACCACCAGTCATTCCG CTCCACCAAAAACTCCCCAAAAAACTGTCGTACCCAGCATCACCATTGCCAACGTTACAGGCGGCAAAGTGCGTCTCTACTACAAGTCAAAGGAGATGGCTCTCGGTGACCTCATCGAGGGGTGTAAACTCAAGAAGGGCGACTCCATGCTCATCCTGGACGGCACCGTTAAGAAGACCAACCTCCCTCAGAGCCTCTATGTCACTTGCTTCCAAGTAGAAAATGACAATACTCAATCATGCCCTGAGGAAGGCCCAATTTATGGGCTGGACAACCTCCTGGCAGAGTATGCTGAGGGTCAGCCCAAGTCCTACATCCTCACTGCCGACAAAGAGGTGAAGatagctgaaacaggaaagatctGGGTGGATGAGGACGGGGTAGATCACAACCCCAAAAAGTAA